A segment of the Candidatus Saccharibacteria bacterium genome:
GAATCGCACGAACGGGGTTCATCGAATCACCTCACTTGTGGTAGTTGCGGTGAGGGTTGACAGCAGCGATGAACGGGACGGCGACTGCGGCCAAGAGCGCCACAATCAGGCCCATCACACGGTCACGTACCTCGAACTGCTGATCGAGTGCCACGTAGGCACCGAGCACGATCGAAGCGACAGAGAGAACGAGAAGGCCGTAGCACCAGATAATGCGATTGCCAACTTCATCTGTGTCCATCGTGTCGAGGATTCGTGCGCGAATCCTCTGGCTGGTGGCGTCGTCGAGCTCTGGTCCTCCGCTGCGGAAATCCCGCAGGGGATCCAAATCATCCATGGGTTGACCTCCAGGGTCGTGGAATGGTTGTCATTTGGTTGTCGAAGGTCGCTCTGGGCGGTTGCCCAAAGGACCAGCGAACCTGAACATAGTACCATAAGAGCTATAGTATGTCAAGGCGCGCGTTTTAAGCTATAATTAAGGCTATGATTTTCTACTTTTATGGTGACAACAGTTTTGCCATGCGCCAGCAGATTGAGGCCATTCGAGCCCGATACAGCAAAAAAGCTGGTGGTGAGCTGGAGTTAGAACGCTTGGATATGGCAGAGGCCAAGGCCGAAGACCTATTGGATTCGCTGGGTGTTATGCCCATGTTTGCAACTAGTCGATTGGTGATTGCATACAATTTTTCTGCAAACCCTACATTGCTCGAAAAGTTTCAAGACGTGGTGGAGGCTGCGGTGGAGCCGACCATTTTGGTGATTGGCGACTCCAAACCCGACAAGCGTTCGCGAGCTTTTAAAGCGTTATCTAAATTGCCGCAGGCCAAAGAATTTACGGCCATTACACCTGGAGAACTGCAAACTTGGGCCCGGCTTACCGCCAAAAAACTAGGTGCCGAACTCGATGCGCGCACAGCTAGTTTGCTAATTGAGCGGGTCGGGCATGATCAATGGCAGCTGCACCAAGAGCTCCAAAAACTGGCTAGTTATAACAGCAAAATCACTCCCGGGTCGATCGATGAGTTGGTAGTGCCGAATCATGAACAAACAATTTTTCAACTCATAGATGCCGTGGCTCAGCACAAAACCGCCAGAGCACTAGAATTGTACAAGCGCTTGAGCCTAGATGGTGTGGCCGATCAGCAAGTTTTGGCAATGCTGAACTGGCAATATCGAAACTTGGTGATCGCCAAAGACAACCAAGGCGGCGAGTTGGCTTGGGCGCGCGACTTTGGCATAGCACCATTTGCGGCCAACAAAGCCGTTGGCCAAGCTCGAGAGCTCGAAATGACTGACCTGCGAACGGCCTACGCCCAGATTGTGTCGGCAGATTTTGCCATTAAAACCGGCGCCAAACCATCGGCCCTGGCGCTCGAACAGCTGCTGGTTGAGCTTAGCTTAGCCGAACAACCCTAAAGCTTGTAATTTTTGATTTTGCAGGTATGATTAGCTGGTAATATTCACGTGTCACAACCTTTAAGGAGGTGAGAGCGGTGAGTGAATGGCGTACCAAATATGAGGATCCGACGACCAAGGGCTACCAGCTTCATTTCCTCGGTGAGGAAGGGGATGGGTGGACAGTCATCGAGATGCACAATGGCACGAACGCCTGTGTCCCTGGTGGCAGGTGCGACGATCTCTGGCTCGAGTTCGACACGTCTGAGGGGGCGCTAGATCGAGCCAAGCTGGCAGTTCAGCAAGCAAGACAAGCTCAGGAGGCGGAATCATGATTTTGTTTGGATGGCGCACCGAAAGGATCGATAAGGCCGGGATGTGGTTGCACACCAAACCTGGCGTGGGTCGTGTCGAAGAGAACTACAACGGCACCGGCTGTTATCCAATCAGTGCTACTGGCGGGCCCCTACTGCCGCCAGGTGAGAAGTTGACCGGTGCGTTTGCTCTGTTGCGCGCCAAGCATATGGTTGAGACCAACGTCAATCAGTTTTACGGCTGAGCCGCCACAGTGGCATTTAAGCCCGAAGGAAGGAGCTTTCCCTCGGGCTTCTTCTATTTTTAGTAAAAATTTTTAGGCTTTTGAATCTAGCGAGCATTTTCGTATGCTACAATTAATTTGAAATTGGTGGCCAACCTTTAGGAGGGTGGGCCATCACCGAACCCAAAACAAAAGGAGGTTGCGTAGGGATTACTGGCAAGCGGGAAAGCTGCTTTTAGAGAAAGCAGAGGTGACGGCATGGCAACATTCGCAATCGAACGAAAGCAAGAAGAGGGCTTCGGGGTTTCGACCCTGACTGTGCTAAAGAGCGGCAGGCCATGGGCACGCATTACCTCGCTGGTGAGCGGGGAAGTGTGCAGCGTGTTCATTCCGCCAGACTCCGAGACCATGGTCAACGACAAGCCACTCCGGGAGCAGGAGGCCATTGACCTGGCCAAGGCCTTCAAGTATCCCCGGCAGAAGAAGCGGAAACAGCCAAAGGCGGCGTAACGCATCTCTTCGTTGGCGGACATAAGCGGGTCTGAGGGTGTGGTCCTCTCGGACCCACTCTCATTTATAATCAAAAACCACTCATGCTTACTCGAGTGGTTTTTGAGTAATTTACTTGTTTGGTTTAGCGGCTGGCTTCTTAGCCGGGGCTTTTTTGGCAGTTGTTTTAGCTGCCGGTTTCTTAGCGGTTGCTTTTTTGGCGCCAGGCTTGCCTGTCCGCTGTCCAGCGGATTCGGTGCCGAAGGGCTTGGCAGCAGCGGCATTGTAAGCCTTAGTTAGGCGAGACTTACGGCGGGCAGCTGTGCCCTTATGGAGCACGCCCTTCTTAACGGCTCGGTCTACCTCGGCAATGGCAGCAATCAGAGCTTTGCTGTCTTTAGGGCTACCGCTCAAGATTTCGGTGCGCACGACCTTGAATTTCTTCTTTACCGCAACCTTAACCGCCACATTGCGCTGGTTGCGCTTTTTGGCTTGGCGGTCACGTTTGATTGCTGATTTGATAATAGGCATAGCGCTCAGTATACCGCATTAAGGCCCATCTGTAAAGAACCGCGTAGTGGCAAGTGCAAGTATAGAATGCTACTAAGCTTTTGTGCGTCTAGTGCTGGCGGGGAGAGGTGGGGCTAGCGCTCAGTTGAACTCCTCCAAACCACCGGCAAAAGTCGAACCACACAACTGCCTGCCCTCTTTGCTTCCGTGGATCGGGAGATGACCCAGGGATAGAGGGGTCCGCATATCAGACGGCCAACAAGGAGGTGATCCATGACTCGCAATCGTGGATCCACCACTGCTGTCATCTCTTCCGCACAGGAGATCGGCTTCTAGGCCAGCGCCTACTGAAGTCGCAAGACAGTAATACCAACGGGCATAGCCGCTGCGGTGAACGCCCTGACCGCATCCATCGAGCGCTCAACCATCGCCTGCGTTGAGTGCTTATCACGACGAACTCGAGTGCCGCACCCCAGCTCTCGAACGGGACTACGCCCCCGGCCGTAAGGCCGGGGGCTACCCATTTTTGTTGAAAATTTTTGACACTCTGGCTTATAATAAAACCATGAATCTAGAGCTTGCAGCTCAACTACAAAACATCAGCCTAACCGACAAACAGGCTAGAGTTTACATTGCATCTCTATCTTTGGGGCCAAACAGTGCCCAAAACATTGCCAAAGCAGCAGATGTAAATCGGGCCACCACCTATGTAATCATTGAAGAACTTATGGGTATGGGCCTTGTGACGCAGAGCGAAAAGAGCAAGCGCACGGTATTTGTAGCCGCACCACCAAGTGCAATCAAACAGTACCTCGAAGATGTCAAAACAGATTTACAGAATAAGATTGACGAACTAGAGAAGCTACAGCCACAACTTGAAAAGTTGTCTACCCCAACGGATCTAGAGCACCTAAAGAGACAAATCATCCAGAGTCTTAACCAGGCTGAGATTGAACGGCTGATAGCAGAACTCCAGAAGTCCTAAGGCAGGCACAAGAGTCACCAAAGAGCTTGACAAAAGTACTTACGTTTGGTATAATTGCACATTGTCTAAATTAGAACCGTTAAATCAGTTCCAACCAAATCATTATGCAAAACGAATTAACTCCCAAACAACAGGTTACAGAGCTAATCCGCCAGGCCAACAACATATTGTTGGTTACGGGTCGTGAGCCCAATACCGACCAGTTAAGCTCGGTGGTGGCCATGCAGACTGTTTTAACCCGCCTGGGCAAACAAGCCGAGGTGATTATCTCTGATCAACTCCCCAAGAGTGCCGAGCTATTCCACACCGACATTATCAGTCGAGATCTAACTGGTATTCGCGACTTTATCATTAAGCTGCGTATGGGTAAAACCGAGGTAGAAAAGCTTAAATACCAGGTTAGCGACGATAGCCTAGATATTATAATTACGCCTCACAACGGCAATTTTAGTGCCAAGGACGCCACTTTTGACTATGGTAGTTTTCAGTTCGACCTAGTAATTGCTATGGGTGTTCCGCAAATCAACAAGCTCGATAAGATTTTGGAACAAAACCCAACCATATTCGACGGTTTGCATCTGTTAAACATCGACTATCATCGCATTAACGAGAACTACGGTAGTGTGAACCTGGTAGATACGGCTGCTAGCTCGACTGCCGAAATGCTTATTTCGGTGTTCGAATCACTAGGCCAAGGTATGGTTGACGAATACGTGGCTACTGCTATTTTGGCCGGCATTATGAGCGCAACCAGTAATTTTACAGCACCTTCGACCACTGCCAAAGCTATGACCATGGCGGCTCAAATGGTAGCCGCTGGTGGTAAACAACAAGAGGTGGTGCGCGTGTTAAAGGGTGGTAAAGCCCGCAGTGATAATCGCGATAACAACGACAAATCAGGTAGCAACAAGTCTGTACAAGAGGCTAAGCCAACAGATATGAATGCCAAGGGCGAGACTAAGCCATTCGCCAATCCGCATGCCGATCCACAGCCAGAGACTAAGGACATTCCAAGCGACAAGCCGTTAAAGCAACCCAAAACTGAAGCCGCGCCAGAAGTGCCAGCTGCCCAGCCATCAGGTGAGGCCAAGACGACTTCGGTTGAACAAAAACCTGAACCTGCCAAGGTGCAAGAACAACAAAATGGTTCAGCTAATCCTCAGGTCGATGAGCACAACGCCCCAATAGCTATCAGCCCCTTAGCTTAATCTGTTCTCCAATCCGACATTCTCCCGGCCGTTGCGGCGATCAGCAAG
Coding sequences within it:
- the holA gene encoding DNA polymerase III subunit delta, with amino-acid sequence MIFYFYGDNSFAMRQQIEAIRARYSKKAGGELELERLDMAEAKAEDLLDSLGVMPMFATSRLVIAYNFSANPTLLEKFQDVVEAAVEPTILVIGDSKPDKRSRAFKALSKLPQAKEFTAITPGELQTWARLTAKKLGAELDARTASLLIERVGHDQWQLHQELQKLASYNSKITPGSIDELVVPNHEQTIFQLIDAVAQHKTARALELYKRLSLDGVADQQVLAMLNWQYRNLVIAKDNQGGELAWARDFGIAPFAANKAVGQARELEMTDLRTAYAQIVSADFAIKTGAKPSALALEQLLVELSLAEQP
- the rpsT gene encoding 30S ribosomal protein S20 — protein: MPIIKSAIKRDRQAKKRNQRNVAVKVAVKKKFKVVRTEILSGSPKDSKALIAAIAEVDRAVKKGVLHKGTAARRKSRLTKAYNAAAAKPFGTESAGQRTGKPGAKKATAKKPAAKTTAKKAPAKKPAAKPNK
- a CDS encoding helix-turn-helix domain-containing protein, with the translated sequence MNLELAAQLQNISLTDKQARVYIASLSLGPNSAQNIAKAADVNRATTYVIIEELMGMGLVTQSEKSKRTVFVAAPPSAIKQYLEDVKTDLQNKIDELEKLQPQLEKLSTPTDLEHLKRQIIQSLNQAEIERLIAELQKS
- a CDS encoding DHH family phosphoesterase — protein: MQNELTPKQQVTELIRQANNILLVTGREPNTDQLSSVVAMQTVLTRLGKQAEVIISDQLPKSAELFHTDIISRDLTGIRDFIIKLRMGKTEVEKLKYQVSDDSLDIIITPHNGNFSAKDATFDYGSFQFDLVIAMGVPQINKLDKILEQNPTIFDGLHLLNIDYHRINENYGSVNLVDTAASSTAEMLISVFESLGQGMVDEYVATAILAGIMSATSNFTAPSTTAKAMTMAAQMVAAGGKQQEVVRVLKGGKARSDNRDNNDKSGSNKSVQEAKPTDMNAKGETKPFANPHADPQPETKDIPSDKPLKQPKTEAAPEVPAAQPSGEAKTTSVEQKPEPAKVQEQQNGSANPQVDEHNAPIAISPLA